Proteins encoded in a region of the bacterium genome:
- a CDS encoding DUF58 domain-containing protein has product MAKIAKLSRHPMRALGRAMRQRFQTLLHTRHSYRFPAEGLVFIIVTLMIGLAAMNTAAQLLFLVFAMMCSFWMLSAVMATASRSKIGVTRMAPRIVAARRNVRIQIRLANRKRFLTSFSLRVTDRLEGNVPIGAAFFARIPARSRQIEDYECVFPRRGLFKFINVTVATRFPFGLIERVVTYDEPHEVLVLPAEIRMEGFMRAARVDLGDYESHQKGRGTGLYGIREIAPGDSARDIHWKVTARQGRVMVREYESEEKRKASVLFDNRLPRNARPEDLEELERAIIVTSSLLGYLIERGHQVELLTATGKVAFGQGPQHLLRCRRALALLQPEPLDAAPPHAHVPEADSVQFAVLYRVGQEAAGDAIELRTQDFEEELQALEDAKIGQPAGKDLSIESV; this is encoded by the coding sequence GTGGCCAAGATCGCGAAGCTTTCCCGGCATCCGATGCGGGCGTTGGGGCGCGCCATGCGCCAGCGCTTCCAGACGCTGTTGCATACCCGCCACTCGTACCGCTTCCCCGCCGAGGGCCTCGTCTTCATCATCGTGACGCTGATGATCGGCCTGGCGGCAATGAACACCGCCGCCCAATTGCTCTTCCTCGTCTTCGCGATGATGTGCTCGTTCTGGATGCTGTCGGCGGTGATGGCCACGGCCAGCCGCTCCAAGATCGGCGTCACACGAATGGCGCCGCGGATCGTGGCGGCCCGCCGGAACGTCCGCATTCAAATCCGCCTGGCTAATCGCAAACGCTTCCTCACGAGTTTCTCGCTTCGCGTGACGGATCGCCTGGAAGGCAACGTGCCCATCGGCGCCGCCTTCTTTGCGCGTATTCCAGCCCGCTCGCGCCAAATCGAGGATTACGAATGCGTCTTCCCGCGCCGCGGATTGTTCAAGTTCATCAACGTCACAGTCGCGACGCGCTTTCCATTCGGCCTGATTGAGCGCGTTGTCACCTACGACGAGCCCCACGAAGTCCTGGTCTTGCCTGCGGAGATTCGAATGGAGGGCTTCATGCGCGCCGCCCGCGTCGACTTGGGTGATTACGAGAGTCACCAGAAAGGCCGCGGCACGGGGTTGTACGGCATTCGCGAAATCGCTCCGGGCGATTCGGCGCGAGACATTCACTGGAAAGTCACCGCCCGCCAGGGCCGCGTGATGGTGCGCGAGTACGAAAGCGAAGAGAAGCGCAAGGCGAGCGTGCTGTTCGACAATCGCCTGCCGCGGAACGCGCGCCCGGAGGATCTTGAGGAGCTGGAACGCGCGATCATTGTGACGAGTTCGCTGCTCGGCTACTTGATCGAGCGCGGCCACCAGGTGGAATTACTGACGGCGACGGGCAAGGTGGCGTTCGGTCAGGGCCCGCAACACCTGCTGCGCTGCCGACGCGCACTCGCCCTGCTGCAGCCCGAGCCGCTCGATGCAGCCCCGCCCCACGCGCACGTGCCCGAAGCCGACAGCGTTCAGTTCGCCGTCCTCTATCGCGTAGGCCAGGAGGCCGCGGGCGACGCGATCGAGCTGCGGACGCAGGATTTCGAAGAAGAACTCCAGGCGCTCGAAGACGCAAAGATCGGGCAGCCTGCAGGAAAGGACCTGTCCATCGAGAGCGTATAA
- the truA gene encoding tRNA pseudouridine(38-40) synthase TruA — MSATVRLALIIEYDGTDFAGLQRQKNGRSIQGEVESAAMALGVEDPKFRASGRTDSGVHARGQVITINLPERVACGNPISALNWHLPLSIRVRKAIEAPEGFDPRRDARLRTYHYFLCAGQPVPPLMRNRMGRVKAHLDIELMRAAADVLRGKHDFREWRSSQCQAKRTVLDLKRIDVLPWSAAAAHGMDDQCFEIWFSCRSFLHKMVRYLVGGIVRVGAGQLSVEDLATHVEAGTLPPRVAPADPWGLVLESVEYKSPVFPE; from the coding sequence ATGAGTGCGACCGTTCGCCTCGCCTTGATCATCGAGTACGACGGGACGGATTTCGCCGGCCTGCAGCGACAGAAGAATGGGCGCTCGATTCAAGGGGAGGTGGAGAGCGCCGCGATGGCGCTCGGCGTGGAGGATCCGAAGTTTCGCGCGTCCGGCCGTACCGATTCCGGCGTGCATGCCCGCGGCCAGGTCATCACCATCAACCTGCCGGAACGTGTTGCATGCGGCAATCCAATCAGCGCGCTAAACTGGCATCTTCCCCTTTCGATTCGCGTACGAAAGGCCATCGAAGCCCCCGAGGGATTCGATCCGCGCCGCGACGCGCGCCTGCGCACGTATCATTACTTCCTGTGCGCGGGCCAACCCGTTCCGCCCTTGATGCGCAATCGCATGGGACGCGTGAAGGCCCACCTCGACATTGAACTCATGAGGGCCGCGGCGGACGTTCTGCGCGGCAAGCACGACTTCCGTGAATGGCGCTCCTCACAATGCCAAGCCAAACGTACCGTGCTCGATCTGAAGCGCATCGATGTCCTTCCGTGGTCGGCTGCCGCCGCGCACGGAATGGATGACCAGTGTTTTGAGATCTGGTTCTCGTGCCGCTCGTTTCTGCACAAAATGGTGCGGTACCTGGTTGGAGGCATCGTACGCGTCGGCGCTGGTCAACTCAGCGTCGAAGATCTGGCCACGCACGTCGAAGCGGGCACTCTCCCGCCGCGCGTCGCGCCCGCAGACCCGTGGGGCCTGGTGCTCGAAAGCGTCGAGTACAAATCGCCTGTGTTTCCTGAATAG
- a CDS encoding DNA/RNA non-specific endonuclease — protein MARRRNLRRRIKRTVALTIFLTIAIFSGTGYFADTPWSPAVRATTDTVVSSGETIVREIAPARPEIHCKHFFHGYPAGTPATNDLIIRDIYAMSTNDDTKFADWVAYRLDRATVYGNVKTQRNWKPDPWLDPDETLEPDDYRGAFAELHTDRGHQAPLAAFKGTPYWEETNYLSNITPQRSDLNQGVWVELEGYVRDLALSNTVYIMTGPVFEREMPSMPGADEPHRVPSGYWKIVCVANDKGMPQQGAAFFFDQETPRNSPLSDHVTTIDEIEQRTGLDFLWELDDPMEDAIERDANADWVKNLMAG, from the coding sequence ATGGCCAGACGACGAAACCTGCGTCGGAGAATCAAGCGCACGGTCGCCCTAACCATCTTCCTCACTATCGCGATCTTCTCCGGCACGGGCTACTTCGCCGATACGCCCTGGTCGCCGGCGGTTCGCGCCACGACGGACACGGTCGTTTCCTCCGGCGAGACCATCGTTCGCGAAATTGCCCCCGCCCGCCCGGAGATTCACTGCAAGCACTTCTTCCACGGCTACCCCGCCGGCACCCCGGCGACGAACGATCTGATCATCCGCGACATCTACGCGATGTCGACCAACGACGATACGAAGTTCGCCGACTGGGTCGCGTATCGGCTCGACCGAGCAACTGTCTATGGCAATGTCAAGACGCAACGAAACTGGAAGCCGGATCCCTGGCTGGATCCGGACGAGACATTGGAACCGGACGACTATCGTGGTGCATTTGCGGAGTTACATACCGATCGCGGCCACCAGGCGCCGCTGGCCGCCTTCAAGGGCACGCCCTACTGGGAGGAGACGAACTACCTCTCGAACATCACCCCGCAGCGCAGCGATCTGAACCAAGGCGTGTGGGTTGAGCTCGAAGGTTATGTGCGCGATCTCGCCCTGAGCAACACCGTCTACATCATGACCGGCCCCGTGTTTGAGCGCGAAATGCCCAGCATGCCTGGTGCGGACGAACCCCACCGCGTCCCCAGCGGCTACTGGAAGATCGTCTGCGTCGCGAACGACAAAGGCATGCCGCAGCAGGGAGCAGCGTTCTTCTTCGATCAGGAGACCCCGCGCAACAGCCCACTGAGCGATCATGTCACAACAATCGACGAGATCGAGCAACGCACCGGACTCGACTTCCTGTGGGAACTGGATGACCCAATGGAAGATGCGATCGAGCGCGACGCAAACGCCGACTGGGTAAAGAACTTGATGGCGGGATAA
- a CDS encoding DUF3488 and transglutaminase-like domain-containing protein, which translates to MAFTKAFRVLTMLAVMWAFLTLALTGQLHWPAIVIFVAFYVLAIFRHRIGFRLSGIVWGIFSFLAIVATAYVMFVVNERMYAVTYLLLYLEINKMLTAEKNRDYLQLYGLTFFQVLAASVATTSIGFAPMLLVYLFIMIGTMITFTIKRDAEMTFAHQRSSRRRPKPDSPFRLTASDRRALSSVASLAFLNRRQVLRWAGTSLIVFIVGAVIFWIVPRARQQNFIPGLGTSPLTVRKSGFAENVEFGGVGQIQTDPTIIMRAEPTARFVEARPEYLRIRGTSLDEFTGVKWVKSDVVKDAIYRDSRSNFVLMDPDVANLYGDLFEVRITVEPDRSNYIFTLNQPQLVELESGREMEVDRKGRSLKMASNRQVPISYVVEGRLQSSMRLASGFDRSPPRQEGDSNLPIFLQASRDVIQRLPTAVREFAGETFVGSREDIADENNLQMPTTADMRVITETAREWTEGMNSKIDMAREIERRFRTEYGYSLDNDYSNQPNHLSYFLRVARSGHCEYFATAMTMMLRSVGVPARIVNGYLTDEWSRTGGYFVVRQEHAHSWVEARVDNGPVWVTFDPTPAQGIGSNRIGRSFYHRFSSILDALKLKWYQMVVDYSAHDQRSGFIALLHAMRWTERLTDRSVNDMAQWWRGEGHNRRMNGRQWLGALLLLAAMGVGAFLIWSLTRRKRRTTKKAPKEEVAREPSVVIRAYLDLIADLQKHFPRSPGQTPLAYAQTVAAGHAPLQDFLPLTQQYYHARYRGAPWTEELESRAAELRLRLRENTTAEQSTESRKTP; encoded by the coding sequence ATGGCATTCACGAAGGCATTTCGAGTCCTGACGATGTTGGCGGTCATGTGGGCGTTTCTGACGCTCGCGCTGACCGGCCAATTGCATTGGCCTGCCATCGTCATCTTCGTCGCCTTCTATGTCCTCGCGATCTTCCGCCATCGGATCGGCTTTCGGCTGTCCGGGATAGTGTGGGGGATTTTCAGCTTTCTGGCCATCGTGGCGACGGCCTACGTGATGTTCGTCGTCAACGAGCGCATGTACGCCGTCACGTATCTGCTCTTGTATCTCGAAATCAACAAGATGCTGACCGCGGAAAAGAACCGCGACTATCTGCAGCTCTACGGCCTGACGTTCTTCCAGGTGTTGGCGGCGTCTGTCGCCACGACATCGATCGGCTTCGCGCCGATGCTGCTTGTTTATCTGTTCATCATGATCGGGACCATGATTACGTTCACGATCAAGCGCGATGCCGAGATGACGTTTGCGCACCAGCGATCTTCGCGCCGCCGCCCCAAGCCGGATTCCCCATTCCGTCTGACCGCTTCCGATCGGCGCGCCCTGTCCTCGGTCGCCTCGCTGGCATTCCTGAACCGCCGCCAGGTGCTGCGATGGGCGGGAACGTCTCTGATCGTCTTCATTGTCGGGGCGGTGATCTTCTGGATCGTTCCACGCGCGCGACAGCAGAACTTCATCCCGGGCCTTGGGACATCGCCATTGACAGTCCGCAAGAGCGGCTTCGCAGAGAACGTCGAATTCGGCGGCGTCGGCCAGATCCAGACCGATCCCACGATCATTATGCGCGCAGAACCAACGGCGCGATTCGTCGAGGCCCGCCCCGAGTACCTTCGCATTCGCGGAACGTCGCTCGATGAGTTCACCGGCGTAAAGTGGGTGAAATCCGATGTGGTCAAGGATGCAATCTACCGGGATTCGCGCTCGAACTTCGTGCTGATGGATCCCGATGTGGCAAACCTCTACGGCGATCTGTTCGAAGTGCGCATAACGGTGGAGCCGGATCGCTCGAACTACATATTCACGCTGAATCAACCGCAATTGGTCGAGTTGGAGAGCGGCAGGGAGATGGAGGTCGACCGAAAAGGACGCAGTTTGAAGATGGCGTCCAATCGGCAAGTTCCGATCTCTTACGTCGTCGAAGGGCGCCTGCAGTCAAGCATGCGGCTCGCTTCGGGTTTTGATCGCAGCCCGCCTCGGCAAGAGGGCGACAGTAATCTGCCAATCTTCCTGCAGGCCTCCAGGGATGTGATTCAGCGATTGCCGACCGCCGTGCGCGAGTTTGCCGGCGAGACGTTTGTTGGCTCGCGCGAGGACATTGCAGACGAGAACAACCTGCAGATGCCCACCACCGCCGACATGCGAGTCATCACCGAGACGGCTCGTGAATGGACGGAGGGCATGAATTCGAAGATCGATATGGCGCGCGAGATCGAACGGCGCTTCCGCACCGAGTACGGGTACTCGCTCGATAACGACTACTCGAATCAACCGAATCACCTCAGCTACTTCCTCCGCGTGGCCCGCAGTGGACACTGCGAGTACTTCGCGACTGCCATGACGATGATGTTGCGTTCGGTCGGCGTTCCGGCGCGCATTGTAAATGGATACCTGACCGATGAGTGGTCGCGAACCGGCGGGTACTTCGTCGTCCGCCAGGAACACGCACACTCCTGGGTTGAAGCGCGCGTCGACAATGGGCCCGTCTGGGTGACGTTCGATCCCACACCGGCGCAGGGCATTGGCTCCAACCGCATTGGGCGCTCCTTCTACCATCGCTTCTCGAGCATCTTGGATGCCTTGAAACTTAAGTGGTACCAGATGGTTGTCGACTACAGCGCGCACGATCAGCGCTCCGGATTCATCGCTCTGCTGCACGCAATGCGGTGGACCGAGCGCCTGACGGATCGCAGTGTGAATGACATGGCACAATGGTGGCGCGGCGAGGGGCACAATCGCCGTATGAATGGCCGCCAATGGCTCGGTGCCTTGCTGTTGCTCGCGGCGATGGGCGTCGGCGCGTTCCTGATCTGGAGCCTGACTCGGCGCAAGCGTCGCACAACAAAGAAGGCCCCAAAGGAAGAGGTCGCGCGCGAACCCAGTGTCGTCATCCGCGCGTATCTGGATCTGATCGCCGATCTGCAAAAGCACTTCCCGCGGTCGCCGGGACAAACGCCTCTGGCGTACGCACAAACCGTTGCAGCCGGCCATGCGCCGCTCCAAGATTTCCTTCCTCTCACACAGCAATACTATCACGCGCGCTACCGCGGGGCGCCGTGGACCGAGGAATTGGAAAGCCGCGCCGCGGAGTTGCGGCTGCGCCTGCGTGAAAACACAACCGCCGAGCAATCGACCGAATCGAGGAAGACACCATGA
- the dtd gene encoding D-tyrosyl-tRNA(Tyr) deacylase: MRLVIQRVSEASVTIGGEVKGRIGQGVVVLVGLGAEDHEGMLPKVIDKMVGLRIFADENGNTNLSLSDVKGGILLISQFTLYADIRKGRRPSFTDALAPGAAEALYDKFVDAVRARYSDGPIETGEFGAMMDVALVNEGPVTIWLDSRYLNIS, translated from the coding sequence ATGAGGTTGGTTATTCAGCGGGTTTCGGAGGCGAGTGTTACGATTGGGGGCGAGGTGAAGGGACGGATCGGGCAGGGCGTCGTCGTGCTGGTCGGCCTCGGTGCCGAGGATCACGAAGGGATGTTGCCGAAAGTCATCGACAAGATGGTGGGGCTGCGGATCTTCGCCGATGAGAACGGCAACACGAACCTCTCGCTGTCGGACGTGAAGGGCGGCATTCTGCTGATTTCGCAGTTTACGCTCTATGCGGACATTCGAAAGGGACGCCGCCCGTCCTTCACCGATGCGCTGGCGCCCGGGGCGGCCGAGGCGCTCTACGACAAGTTCGTCGACGCCGTTCGGGCGCGCTACTCCGACGGTCCGATCGAAACGGGCGAGTTCGGCGCCATGATGGATGTGGCGCTTGTGAACGAGGGCCCGGTGACTATCTGGCTCGATTCCCGCTACCTGAATATATCCTGA
- a CDS encoding LON peptidase substrate-binding domain-containing protein, translating to MNHQIVPLFPLPGLVLFPRTTIPLHFFEPRYVKMIQDAIAGERRVATAQLRRGWEQNYFGRPPVFRTVTIARILFEEEPDDGGFDVLLEGIERAAVVQELKGRPYRRAKVVSLVDLMPEADRTGIDEATAHLVRNAERLAALRPNLRHSLTNLENTHLHPGIIADQVASVLIKDAYDRQSILEERRVLRRLQLVNVQLRATIEQERNASSRQHETQREE from the coding sequence GTGAATCACCAGATAGTTCCACTATTCCCGCTCCCAGGGCTCGTCCTGTTCCCGCGCACGACGATCCCGCTGCACTTCTTCGAGCCCCGCTACGTGAAGATGATCCAGGATGCCATCGCCGGCGAGCGCCGCGTAGCCACCGCTCAACTGCGCCGAGGCTGGGAGCAGAACTACTTCGGCCGGCCGCCCGTATTCCGCACCGTCACGATCGCCCGTATCTTGTTCGAAGAAGAACCCGACGATGGCGGCTTCGACGTCTTGCTCGAGGGCATCGAGCGCGCCGCGGTCGTCCAGGAGCTGAAAGGCCGCCCCTATCGCCGCGCCAAGGTGGTCTCGCTGGTTGACTTGATGCCGGAGGCCGACCGGACCGGCATCGACGAGGCCACCGCGCATCTCGTTCGCAACGCCGAACGGCTCGCTGCCCTGCGCCCCAACTTGCGGCACTCGCTGACGAATCTGGAGAATACCCACCTTCACCCCGGCATCATCGCCGACCAAGTGGCCTCGGTCCTGATCAAGGATGCCTACGATCGGCAAAGCATCCTGGAGGAACGCCGGGTCCTCCGCCGGCTGCAGCTCGTCAACGTCCAACTGCGCGCCACTATCGAGCAGGAACGAAACGCCTCCTCCCGCCAGCACGAGACCCAGCGGGAAGAGTAA
- a CDS encoding SpoIIE family protein phosphatase: protein MSPEKPNRFAQELELLHSRIEALKADNAKLRQQAEQAAAQLNNGNSHQDMKHLLDASRRQMHEISRVHSRFLPMRFPMMGGLEFAAHCRPCADVGGDFYDVINLPDGRIAVAMADVSGHGASAAVAMATARALLRAALADAFGDTGPAEILMMLSRWMQGQLEIEQFVTMWLGVWDPASEELQYASAAHPPAVIWNNEDRDPTYLRVSSTTPLGLTGVEPLPAEEGSVSLEIGDRVFLYTDGWNESPSVSGKFLEGDAFLELLANSEGQPASQVPLMLFTEFERHAANSRIRDDISLLVFDRLH, encoded by the coding sequence TTGTCGCCAGAGAAACCTAATCGCTTTGCCCAGGAGTTAGAGCTGCTTCATTCGCGTATTGAAGCGCTGAAGGCAGATAATGCCAAGTTGCGCCAGCAGGCCGAACAGGCCGCCGCCCAACTGAACAACGGTAACAGCCACCAGGACATGAAGCACCTGCTCGATGCCAGTCGTCGGCAGATGCACGAGATTTCCCGCGTCCATTCGCGGTTCCTGCCCATGCGGTTTCCGATGATGGGCGGGTTGGAGTTCGCCGCCCACTGTCGGCCTTGCGCCGACGTCGGCGGCGATTTCTATGATGTGATCAATCTGCCCGATGGTCGCATCGCCGTGGCAATGGCGGACGTTTCCGGCCATGGTGCCTCGGCCGCGGTGGCGATGGCGACAGCGCGGGCGCTGCTGCGTGCCGCCCTCGCCGACGCATTTGGCGACACCGGTCCAGCGGAAATCCTCATGATGCTGTCCCGCTGGATGCAGGGCCAGCTTGAGATTGAGCAGTTCGTGACCATGTGGCTCGGCGTCTGGGATCCGGCCTCCGAGGAACTCCAGTACGCCAGCGCCGCCCATCCCCCGGCCGTCATCTGGAACAATGAGGATCGGGACCCCACGTACCTCCGAGTTTCCTCCACCACGCCACTTGGTTTGACCGGGGTGGAGCCTCTGCCGGCGGAGGAGGGCAGCGTGAGCCTGGAAATCGGCGACCGCGTATTCCTGTACACGGACGGCTGGAACGAATCGCCATCTGTCAGCGGTAAGTTCCTTGAGGGCGACGCGTTCCTGGAACTGCTGGCCAATTCCGAGGGCCAGCCGGCCTCGCAGGTTCCGCTCATGCTCTTCACGGAATTCGAGCGTCACGCCGCCAACTCGCGCATTCGCGACGACATCAGTTTGTTGGTTTTCGATCGTTTACACTGA
- a CDS encoding type 1 glutamine amidotransferase: protein MAKKSAKKAAKKSTRKSAARKRTARKPRTPRVAVLIENIFEDMEALYPIYRLREAGVRVDVVGPKKNTVYTSKHGYPLKADTAPTSLKAANYDGVIVPGGYAPDKVRRNAKMVKFVSDMNKAGKLMAAICHGGWVFCEADVMRGKTFTSVGAIKTDCVNAGGKFVNREVVVYENLVTSRVPDDLPAFMREILKKLGVS, encoded by the coding sequence ATGGCTAAGAAGTCAGCAAAGAAGGCTGCAAAGAAGTCTACTCGCAAGAGTGCCGCACGCAAACGTACAGCGCGCAAGCCGCGTACGCCGCGCGTTGCCGTTCTGATCGAGAATATTTTCGAGGATATGGAAGCGCTGTATCCGATCTATCGCCTGCGCGAAGCGGGTGTGCGCGTCGATGTGGTGGGGCCGAAGAAGAACACGGTCTACACCAGCAAGCACGGCTATCCGCTGAAGGCGGACACAGCGCCGACGTCGCTAAAGGCCGCAAACTACGACGGCGTGATCGTGCCCGGCGGGTATGCTCCGGACAAGGTACGCCGCAACGCCAAAATGGTGAAGTTCGTCAGCGACATGAACAAGGCCGGCAAGCTGATGGCGGCAATCTGTCACGGTGGCTGGGTTTTTTGTGAAGCCGATGTCATGCGCGGCAAGACCTTTACCAGCGTCGGCGCGATCAAGACCGACTGTGTGAATGCTGGCGGGAAGTTCGTAAATCGCGAAGTCGTCGTGTATGAGAACCTTGTGACCTCGCGCGTCCCGGACGATCTTCCGGCCTTCATGCGCGAGATTCTGAAGAAGCTGGGCGTCTCGTAG
- the kdsA gene encoding 3-deoxy-8-phosphooctulonate synthase → MTSFSQPTQLTTCREFKIGNVAVGGASPLVLIAGPCVIESRDHAMMMAAEVAKITTKLGVPFVFKASYDKANRSSVESYRGPGLEDGLEILDEIKQATGLPVLTDVHKEEEAQPAGEVCDCLQVPAFLCRQTDFVQAVGRAGKPVAVKKGQFLAPEDIVNVVQKLQRIGCEDILITERGASFGYHNLVSDFRALATMQHLTRLPVCFDATHSVQQPGGLGNATGGKREFVPLLARAACATGINALFVEVHDNPEKALSDGPNMLPLSELETMLRGCLAIDHALRDWMNAQ, encoded by the coding sequence ATGACATCGTTCAGCCAACCGACTCAACTGACGACTTGTCGCGAATTCAAGATCGGAAACGTCGCCGTCGGCGGTGCCAGTCCGCTCGTCCTGATCGCCGGACCGTGCGTGATCGAAAGCCGCGACCATGCGATGATGATGGCCGCGGAAGTCGCGAAGATCACGACGAAGCTCGGTGTCCCATTTGTCTTCAAGGCGTCCTACGACAAGGCCAACCGCAGCTCCGTGGAATCCTATCGCGGGCCAGGCCTGGAAGATGGCTTGGAGATTCTCGATGAGATCAAGCAGGCCACGGGGCTTCCCGTCCTGACCGACGTCCACAAGGAGGAGGAAGCGCAGCCCGCCGGCGAAGTGTGCGACTGCCTACAGGTGCCTGCGTTCCTTTGCCGCCAAACGGACTTCGTGCAAGCCGTCGGTCGAGCCGGCAAGCCCGTCGCCGTGAAGAAAGGCCAGTTCCTTGCGCCGGAAGACATCGTCAATGTTGTCCAGAAATTGCAGCGCATCGGATGCGAAGATATCCTGATTACGGAGCGCGGTGCGAGCTTCGGTTACCACAATCTTGTCTCGGATTTTCGCGCCCTTGCAACCATGCAGCACCTGACGCGGCTTCCTGTCTGTTTCGATGCAACCCACAGCGTCCAACAGCCTGGTGGACTCGGCAACGCGACCGGCGGAAAGCGCGAATTCGTTCCTCTGCTCGCGCGCGCCGCGTGTGCGACCGGCATCAATGCGCTCTTCGTCGAAGTGCATGACAACCCGGAAAAGGCCCTGAGCGATGGACCGAACATGCTGCCGCTGTCCGAGCTCGAAACGATGCTGCGCGGTTGCCTTGCGATCGATCATGCCTTGCGCGATTGGATGAACGCGCAATGA